Proteins encoded in a region of the Podospora pseudopauciseta strain CBS 411.78 chromosome 6, whole genome shotgun sequence genome:
- a CDS encoding hypothetical protein (COG:S; EggNog:ENOG503P1WY): MKPVDKSSQDVESQATGVSPSSPLLPKSQQPQNSPVLNSTPLSWIKGVPFLIWQFTENDFPTFILPNSAFGIFGALAGPRLFSDETGPTVSEVLWRVPIVIIYNWYMTFIFDLANQRGADSVEEDRINKPWRPIPSGYATMEHARLLLLSSIPLAMAMNWYLGVFSEGLWILVLVWMYNDLRGGDHMLRDPLIAAGSLGFNGGSLRLAGGVGRTVNDEGHLWTAMIAAVILTTGYIQDLKDQVGDRLRERKSVPILIGDGLCRAVIGAFILSWSFACAYFWRLKLWAFVVPVLLGAGIGMNGLLRRNREADYATWRTWCFWLIVLFMLPTLSWF, from the coding sequence TGGAGAGCCAAGCGACTGGCGTATCTCCCAGCTcacctctccttcccaaaTCTCAGCAACCACAAAACTCGCCCGTCCTCAACAGCACCCCCCTCTCTTGGATAAAAGGTGTACCCTTCCTCATCTGGCAGTTTACCGAGAACGACTTTCCAACATTTATTCTTCCCAACTCTGCGTTTGGTATCTTTGGTGCCCTCGCTGGGCCTCGTTTGTTCTCGGACGAAACAGGGCCCACCGTCTCTGAGGTCCTCTGGCGAGTACCTATCGTGATAATCTACAACTGGTATATGACCTTCATATTTGACCTCGCCAACCAGCGTGGCGCCGATTCGGTCGAGGAAGACAGGATCAACAAGCCCTGGCGGCCCATACCTAGTGGATATGCCACCATGGAACACGCAAGATTATTGTTGCTCAGCTCCATACCGTTGGCGATGGCAATGAACTGGTACCTTGGGGTGTTCTCCGAGGGATTGTGGATTCTCGTGTTGGTCTGGATGTACAATGACTTGAGAGGTGGCGACCACATGCTCAGAGACCCACTGATTGCGGCCGGCTCTTTGGGCTTCAACGGTGGAAGTTTAAGACttgctggtggtgtaggAAGGACGGTAAACGACGAGGGCCATTTGTGGACAGCCATGATTGCAGCGGTCATCTTGACCACTGGATACATCCAGGACCTCAAGGATCAAGTCGGGGATAGACtgcgggagaggaagagcGTGCCCATTCTGATCGGTGATGGGCTGTGCAGGGCTGTCATCGGTGCCTTCATCTTGTCCTGGTCATTCGCCTGTGCTTATTTCTGGAGGCTCAAGTTATGGGCATTTGTTGTTCCAGTCCTTCTTGGAGCCGGTATCGGGATGAACgggctgttgaggaggaacagGGAAGCGGACTACGCCACGTGGAGGACCTGGTGTTTCTGGCTCATTGTCTTGTTTATGCTACCAACACTGTCATggttttga
- a CDS encoding hypothetical protein (COG:K; EggNog:ENOG503P1E8): MDIVLQKDCFLQDMAHGPSRRGCCSSFLVNAVLANASYWSPHNLAYQFMAEAKRLWELESDTPRLTTIQAAMLMNVNTNMNAMDEIGFNYTKRYEDTAWGHTAY, from the exons ATGGATATTGTCTTGCAGAAGGACTGTTTTCTCCAAGACATGGCGCATGGCCCCAGCCGCcggggctgctgctcctcttTTCTGGTCAACGCGGTCCTGGCAAATGCTAGC TATTGGAGTCCTCACAACCTTGCCTACCAGTTCATGGCTGAGGCCAAGAGACTGTGGGAACTAGAGAGCGACACTCCAAGATTAACCACGATTCAGGCTGCGATGTTGATGAACGTGAATACGAACATGAACGCCATGGACGAAATCGGGTTCAACTATACAAAGAGGTATGAAGATACAGCCTGGGGGCATACTGCATACTAA
- a CDS encoding hypothetical protein (COG:S; EggNog:ENOG503P1CK): MKGADHKTRIKRMARSQWYSLSVPANLPGVETFKMRSQILLALLPALGTEAIRIIHANDDGWAELYTRSFHDALVAAGHDTVLAAPAENKSGTASSDAEPSPRTIACQYDSCPANTNQPIGRNESSPRLNWVNSFPVTSMRYGIDTIAPPFWHGQAPELAVSGPNVGSNVYVQVHFSGTVGAAVFAAKERRLPAIAFSGLSSGTLAWNTIPVPTRSLVYAQVASKLVDAVVSSGKPYLPEDVFLNVNLPKVEGKCTDPHNFKFVLSRINVGLFSAKDVYHCGTDRLPLEASVALSDDCLVSVSVGDANDKTTAPKEKQDIVLNKLRGLFTCLP; encoded by the exons ATGAAAGGGGCCGACCACAAAACAAGAATAAAAAGGATGGCTCGAAGCCAATGGTATAGTCTGTCAGTCCCAGCCAACTTACCCGGTGTCGAGACGTTCAAGATGCGCTCCCAGATCCTCCTTGCTCTCCTGCCAGCGCTCGGCACAGAGGCCATTCGCATCATCCATGCCAACGATGACGGCTGGGCAGAACTCTATACACGGTCCTTCCACGACGCTCTTGTTGCTGCCGGTCATGACACGGTGCTAGCGGCACCGGCAGAAAACAAATCTGGAACGG CATCGTCCGACGCGGAACCCAGTCCCCGCACCATAGCTTGCCAATACGACTCCTGCCCGGCAAACACCAACCAGCCCATTGGCCGCAATGAATCCTCGCCCCGTCTCAACTGGGTGAACTCGTTTCCTGTCACCTCGATGCGCTACGGCATCGACACCATCGCGCCTCCTTTCTGGCACGGCCAGGCTCCCGAGCTTGCTGTTTCAGGACCCAATGTCGGCAGCAACGTCTATGTCCAGGTGCATTTCTCCGGCACCGTTGGAGCAGCCGTCTTTGCTGCCAAGGAGAGAAGACTGCCTGCCATTGCTTTTTCTGGTCTGTCGAGTGGCACGCTTGCCTGGAACACGATCCCCGTTCCGACTCGCAGTCTGGTGTACGCGCAGGTGGCCAGCAAGCTCGTCGATGCCGTGGTCAGCAGTGGCAAGCCTTATTTGCCCGAGGATGTTTTCCTCAATGTCAACTTGCCCAAGGTCGAAGGAAAGTGCACTGATCCCCACAACTTCAAGTTTGTGCTCAGCCGGATCAATGTTGGCTTGTTCAGCGCCAAAGACGTGTATCATTGCGGGACGGATCGGTTGCCTTTGGAGGCCAGTGTGGCTCTTTCTGATGATTGCTTGGTGTCGGTGAGCGTGGGGGATGCCAATGACAAGACAACCGCGCCGAAGGAAAAGCAAGATATTGTGCTGAACAAGCTGAGGGGGCTTTTCACTTGCTTGCCATGA
- a CDS encoding hypothetical protein (COG:K; EggNog:ENOG503P1E8), whose amino-acid sequence MATQIGLLSPPRDSSLDGPVNGKQRRKTLSRNFTAWALFNLQALHVYILFEPPLINKPPDVPLPDPATNPEWYGQICLKYPGDTKLHTTHFPYQFQAQCQVRVIMNDMWIERFGSSRQSSPEGGTTMLPSTQLEQTNEFYARLKAWFDSLPDPLTPPRIVFPSQILLHYGDQFLVQPLNTLGFWSLSMVHAIVSQNHEIHEQNNSELKATQSTLLLAAKGLYEQSASFYLDRLTLQLLRSKMRPQERNLLESEVLFYDRDYAGHHLPGNQHDKSIKSEENNKKKDGQTGSQTVSDRAGDNKDQGSAEKEPIREVRSKWVVTVRSVDDDPEIHRLQKLVMNNLKLDETFEWSDEDEGAFR is encoded by the exons ATGGCGACCCAAATTGGGTTGttatcaccaccaagagACTCCTCCCTGGACGGCCCCGTGAACGGAAAGCAGAGAAGAAAGACATTGTCGAGGAACTTCACTGCTTGGGCATTGTTCAATCTCCAGGCGCTTCATGTTTATATTCTGTTTGAACCACCTCTCATCAACAAGCCCCCCGATGTTCCGCTCCCTGATCCTGCAACCAATCCGGAATGGTATGGCCAGATTTGTTTGAAGTATCCAGGAGACACCAAACTACACACAACACATTTTCCTTACCAGTTCCAGGCTCAGTGCCAAGTTCGCGTCATCATGAACGACATGTGGATAGAGCGGTTTGGCTCGTCCCGACAGAGTTCGCCTGAGGGAGGTACCACCATGCTTCCGTCAACCCAGCTGGAGCAAACCAACGAGTTCTACGCTCGACTTAAGGCGTGGTTTGATTCCTTGCCTGACCCTCTAACCCCCCCGAGGATTGTTTTTCCAAGCCAGATTCTCCTGCA CTACGGAGACCAATTTCTTGTCCAGCCATTAAACACTCTTGGCTTTTGGTCCCTGAGCATGGTCCATGCCATTGTCTCCCAGAATCATGAGATACACGAACAGAACAATAGCGAGCTGAAAGCAACCCAATCCACGCTCCTGCTGGCAGCCAAAGGCCTCTATGAGCAATCGGCTTCATTTTATCTCGATCGCCTCACCCTTCAACTACTCCGCTCCAAGATGCGACCACAGGAAAGAAATTTGCTTGAGAGCGAGGTACTCTTTTACGACCGTGATTACGCgggccatcatcttccaggCAATCAGCACGACAAAAGTATCAAAAGCgaagaaaacaacaaaaagaaagacgGGCAGACCGGTTCTCAAACTGTTAGCGATCGGGCTGGCGATAACAAGGATCAAGGATCGGCAGAGAAAGAACCAATTCGGGAAGTAAGGAGCAAGTGGGTGGTCACGGTCAGGAGCGTGGACGATGATCCTGAGATCCACAGGCTGCAGAAACTGGTCATGAATAATTTGAAATTAGATGAGACTTTCGAGTGgtctgatgaggatgagggagcgTTTCGTTGA
- a CDS encoding hypothetical protein (COG:K; EggNog:ENOG503P1E8), translated as MVHRPAATEKMSPSNSPGNPPAATSGSKSRAGANAEPPLRRLLPTSRPPARAGSEIEIPRRRRTYTTAACEACRERKAKCNAERPSCAYCVNADIPCVYDTSARNETHSQALKRKFGELEARAAVYVELYELLQDRSDIESAEIFKRIRMGGPPESILRRIKEGDLLLQLSLKPEMRFRYVSHTLASCRLTCTAPTIPTSSLVSMSGLHCNTVALRCHMHQQTHNRLTEKLVLT; from the exons ATGGTTCATAGGCCTGCTGCAACAGAAAAGATGAGCCCATCCAACTCGCCGGGCAATCCTCCGGCTGCTACGAGTGGCTCCAAATCGAGGGCTGGAGCCAACGCGGAGCCACCACTTCGCCGGCTTCTCCCCACATCCCGCCCGCCAGCGCGCGCAGGGTCCGAGATTGAGATACCGCGTCGCAGGAGGACATACACCACGGCTGCTTGTGAAGCCTGCAGAGAGCGAAAAGCAAAG TGCAATGCCGAACGTCCGTCTTGTGCCTATTGCGTGAATGCAGATATCCCGTGTGTGTACGACACATCGGCAAGAAATGAGACGCATTCTCAAGCTCTCAAGCGCAAGTTTGGTGAGCTTGAGGCGCGAGCCGCCGTCTATGTTGAGCTGTACGAGCTTCTTCAAGACAGATCCGACATTGAGTCTGCTGAAATTTTCAAGCGCATCCGGATGGGAGGTCCCCCGGAAAGTATTCTACGCCGCATCAAAGAAGGGGATTTACTTCTACAGCTGTCACTGAAACCCGAGATGCGCTTCCGATATGTTTCCCATACGTTAGCGAGTTGCCGGCTCACTTGTACCGCCCCGACAATCCCTACATCGAGTCTTGTATCTATGAGTGGTCTGCATTGCAACACAGTGGCTTTGAGATGTCACATGCACCAACAAACGCACAACCGACTCACCGAGAAGCTCGTCCTCACCTGA